A genomic segment from Candidatus Zixiibacteriota bacterium encodes:
- a CDS encoding histidine kinase dimerization/phospho-acceptor domain-containing protein, which produces MDSTVYVPETAAVRNQELRPPREGDNQRRLVIRKGVPDTKGREQELLDIVSFTAATINHEVNNPLMSILATVEMLLNSPVEMPPDIRDRIIRIGAEAERIREVIETLIDIEHLRFRQTDGGKLIEL; this is translated from the coding sequence ATGGACAGTACCGTTTATGTTCCAGAAACCGCCGCAGTTAGAAATCAGGAATTGCGCCCCCCAAGAGAGGGCGACAATCAGCGCCGTCTGGTAATCCGCAAGGGCGTTCCCGACACTAAAGGACGCGAACAGGAACTGCTTGATATAGTTTCTTTTACCGCGGCTACCATCAATCACGAAGTCAATAATCCCCTCATGTCGATACTTGCAACCGTGGAGATGCTGTTGAATTCCCCGGTAGAGATGCCGCCGGATATAAGAGATAGAATAATCCGCATTGGCGCCGAAGCGGAGAGAATCAGAGAAGTTATTGAGACCCTGATTGATATTGAGCATCTGCGGTTTCGCCAAACCGACGGCGGCAAATTGATTGAACTCTGA
- a CDS encoding SprT-like domain-containing protein yields MKRSSRNVISLRRFNFDLFESPAAPSESVPVTISPATSANARTSLPSLERLQELFDEYNLAYFQGKLPWVKINYSERLLGAGLYYPRRQEIKIGVKYHQLFPEEIEDTLKHEMIHIIHPRHDRAFKSMAQRLGASLKARSHPSLRGQYRYLYYCPNCQREYPRRKRLRMASCGVCSKGGKFDPKFKLISKRQDFRKA; encoded by the coding sequence ATGAAACGCAGTTCGCGAAATGTCATATCGCTGAGACGGTTCAATTTCGACCTCTTTGAAAGCCCCGCGGCGCCGTCCGAATCTGTCCCGGTTACAATATCCCCGGCAACTTCGGCAAACGCCCGGACCAGTCTTCCCAGCCTGGAGCGGCTCCAGGAGCTCTTCGATGAATATAACCTCGCTTATTTCCAGGGGAAATTGCCATGGGTAAAGATAAATTACTCCGAGCGTTTGCTGGGAGCGGGACTTTATTATCCTCGGCGCCAGGAGATAAAAATCGGCGTGAAATATCATCAACTCTTTCCGGAAGAGATTGAGGATACGCTGAAACATGAGATGATTCATATCATTCATCCCCGTCATGACCGGGCTTTTAAATCTATGGCGCAGCGACTGGGGGCTTCGCTCAAGGCTCGCTCACATCCCAGTCTGCGCGGACAGTACCGATACCTCTATTACTGCCCCAACTGCCAGAGAGAATATCCACGCCGAAAGCGGCTGCGGATGGCATCCTGTGGAGTCTGCTCCAAAGGGGGAAAATTCGACCCAAAATTCAAACTTATTTCCAAGCGGCAAGATTTTCGGAAGGCTTAA
- the rplM gene encoding 50S ribosomal protein L13: MKTFIPKVETLHKKWYLLDLNGMTLGHAAVAAANVLRGKNKAIFTPHLDTGDYLIAINATKLKISGGKEADKKYYNFSGYPGGLKVTPYRRMMQTKPEQVFERAVMGMLPKNRLGRKMFKKLHVYPGEAHPHQAQKPEPLK, translated from the coding sequence ATGAAGACATTTATACCAAAGGTTGAGACCTTACATAAGAAGTGGTACTTGCTTGACCTGAATGGCATGACGTTAGGTCACGCCGCCGTGGCTGCCGCCAATGTCCTGCGAGGCAAGAACAAGGCTATATTTACGCCGCATCTGGATACCGGCGATTACCTGATTGCCATCAATGCCACAAAACTTAAAATCTCCGGCGGCAAAGAGGCCGATAAGAAATATTACAATTTTTCCGGCTATCCCGGAGGGCTGAAGGTCACCCCTTATCGCCGGATGATGCAAACCAAGCCGGAACAGGTTTTCGAGCGGGCCGTGATGGGCATGCTCCCCAAGAACCGACTGGGTCGCAAGATGTTTAAGAAATTGCATGTTTACCCGGGGGAGGCGCATCCGCACCAGGCACAGAAACCGGAACCGTTGAAATAA
- the rpsI gene encoding 30S ribosomal protein S9 translates to MSETVFAATGRRKESVARAVIKVGGGTFVINDKTPREYLKRGVLVDIINQPIKETDTLGKLDIYCSVRGGGLAGQAGALRLAISRAIAKLDPDLRPMLRRKGYLTRDPRAVERKKFGRPKARRRFQYSKR, encoded by the coding sequence ATGAGTGAAACAGTTTTTGCAGCGACCGGTCGCAGGAAAGAATCGGTTGCCCGCGCCGTAATCAAAGTGGGCGGCGGAACGTTTGTCATCAATGACAAGACTCCCCGCGAGTATCTCAAACGAGGGGTTCTTGTAGATATCATCAATCAGCCGATAAAAGAGACGGACACCTTGGGAAAACTGGATATCTATTGCAGCGTTCGGGGAGGCGGACTGGCCGGTCAGGCCGGCGCGCTTCGTCTCGCCATTTCACGTGCTATCGCCAAACTTGACCCCGACCTTCGTCCCATGCTGAGAAGAAAAGGGTATTTGACGCGGGACCCGCGAGCTGTCGAACGGAAGAAATTCGGGCGTCCCAAAGCTCGTCGTCGCTTCCAGTACTCGAAACGATAA